A stretch of DNA from Desulfovibrio gilichinskyi:
TCATCAGGAGTATAGTCTGCTTCATCAAACAGGAAGTTATGATGTGGATATACAATTCCCCAGCCTTGGGCCAGTACTAAGGCCAAATGAGGATGGTCAGGGAGTCCTTTTTTTAATGCAATCCACATTTTGTGAGATTTTTCGTCGTCAATTCCGGCTATGCGCTCATGAAGAAAATTCTTTAAATATTCAGCTGTTTCATCAGACATATCCGGAATTTGGTCTTTGCTGACAGTGCTGCCGGATTCACGTGCAGTCCAGATTTTTTTGAAAAGCTCCTGTCCGGCCGTCATGGCTTCTTCGTATCGCTGCTCTTCTGACTGTTGCTGCAAACGGTTTTCAACTTTTTCTTCAGTATAAATAATAAATTCAGGCGGTTGAAATTTGAAATGAGTTTTTGCCGCAAGCATTGCGCGCCCTATAGCGGAAATTTGATCAGAATCAGGTGCTTCCCATAATAAACCCGCAAACCATGAAAGAGGTGCTTTTTCAAGCTCGCCTTGCGCAAGGTCCCAGATCTCCATAACATCAAGTCCGGCTTGGATTTCGCCGCGTTTTTCTTGATGGCTGAGCATCAAATCAAGCATTTCCTGACGAGTTGAGTCGGCAGAATACTGAGGTCCGGTCCATGGCAGAACCCGGGCCGCAGGCATTTTAGTTTCTCTTTTATTAATAGTGTAGAGTTTCAGTTTGCCGGACTGTTCTTCCATTACAAATGCAAGCTGGGGCTGGTTGCCGTGCATAAACTCTACAATATTTCCGGGTGCGACATAACGCCCGTCAGTGAATAGGGACATGTAATTCCTTCTTTAAAATTCCCGTCTCAGCCAGATTTCAGCGGTCTTGGAATGTGACATCTTTGTTGTAATTTATAAATTAAATTGAATATCCCGGATACATGTAGAAAGGTATCCGGGATATTTAGTAAAGTCTGTTTTTTAGTGTTTGAAGGAGCGTTGTCCGGTAAATACCATTGCAACCTGAGGGGTGGATTCGTTAACAGCCTGAATCACTTCATGGTCTCTAATGGAACCGCCTGGCTGAGCTATTGCGGTTATGCCCTGTGCCATGCAGAGGTCCACACCGTCGCGGAAGGGGAAGAAGCCGTCGGAAACGAGTACAGATCCTATTAGTCCGCCTTTCGCTTCAGCTGCTTTCTTTTCTATTTCTGCAAGATCTGCTGCTGCCTGTTCGTCTTTCATAGCTTTTAATTTAAGTTCAAAAATAGACATTTTGAATTTTTCAAATGCTAAAAGGTCAGCATATTTTGTGCGTGCTTTGTTTACAGCCAGTTCAACGCAGCCAACGCGATCCTGCTCGCCTGTGCCGATGGCGGTTGTAACGCCGTCGCGTGCAAAAATAACAGAGTTTGAAGTTACGCCTGACTCAACAGCCCATGCGAAAAGCAGATCGTCAGCTTCTCCTTTTGTGGGAGTACGAGCTGTGTAACTTGAACCGTCTTTTTCTGCCACAGCAGGAATGAAGTCTTCTGCACTTAGGATTCTGTTGCGGAATGAGAATTGTAAAACCATACCGCCGTCCATCAGAGATTTGATGTCTAGGAATGGCTGGCCGACTAGCTTGTCAAGGTCCATGATTCCTGGAATTTGCAGGATGCGCAGGTTCTTGCGCTTCTTTAAAATTTCGAGAGTACCTTCTTCAAAAGCCGGAGCGGCGACAACTTCAAAATATGCGCCGTCGATTATTTCTACAGCTTCCATTGTAAGTGGGCGGTTAACAATAATTGCTCCGCCGAAAGCTGCGATGCGGTCAGACTGAAATGCATTTCTAAGCGCGGTTCCTACGCCTTTTTCAGACCAAGATGCGCCGCAGGGATTATTATGTTTTAAAATAATCGCTGCAGGCTTAGCAGTAAGATATTGAAGAATATTCAGTGCATTATCAACGTCTGTAAGATTTGTTTTTCCCGGATGCTTGCCGGCCTGTAGCATGTGTTCTTCGGTCAGAGCAGAAACGAGTCCCTGTCCTTCGCCGCGAAATTTAACACCGTCGAATTCTAATCCGCCGGAAACCAGTTCATATAACGCTGCAGGCTGGTCGGGGTTTTCACCGTAACGCAGTCCTTTCGTTTCCCCTTCGATTTCCCAGGTCCTTTTTTTGAAGGTCAATTCCTGTTTGCCTAAACGAACAGTCATGTCCGCTGGAAAAGGGTCCTGTGAGAGGGTATTGTACATTTTTTTAAGATCGCTCATGGGTATTCTCCTAAGTAATTGCCTTGTGGATGAACGCTAATAGCACAGCCTTAACCGACGGGCAATTTTGAATTGCGGTACTACCCCGCTTTTTGTTAGACTGATCCCGTTGCAAGGGATTAAAATTTTATATATTTTTAATAATTTAGCTTACTACTTTAATCTGGAGAAAATATGTCTGAAGGTTATATGGAAAAAGCTCTGCTGAAGCTTGCAAAGCAGCTTAACGCTTATGATGAAGCTTCGTTAACCGAGCTTTGGAACAAATATGAAGCCATTGTTGCTGAATTTGAACCCACTAAAAAATGGGAGGAATCAGCAGTTGTTTTCGGCATGATACAGGCTATCAGGCTCAAAAATCAGCTTTTTAATTACCACTGGGCAGATTCGTGCGGTCCTGAAGCCATGTCTCCAAGACCTGACTTTATCCCTATGAAGCAGGAAGACGATCTTATGAGCAACAAAGGACAAAAGCCTGAATCAGGGGTTGACGCCAGAGACTCCGACAGTAAAAGGCGCAAGGTACTTAGCTTCGGGCCCAGAAAGGACAGCTAGCCCTTTCATTATATAATAATAGTAGCGGATGCTGTCTACATAA
This window harbors:
- a CDS encoding IMP cyclohydrolase produces the protein MSDLKKMYNTLSQDPFPADMTVRLGKQELTFKKRTWEIEGETKGLRYGENPDQPAALYELVSGGLEFDGVKFRGEGQGLVSALTEEHMLQAGKHPGKTNLTDVDNALNILQYLTAKPAAIILKHNNPCGASWSEKGVGTALRNAFQSDRIAAFGGAIIVNRPLTMEAVEIIDGAYFEVVAAPAFEEGTLEILKKRKNLRILQIPGIMDLDKLVGQPFLDIKSLMDGGMVLQFSFRNRILSAEDFIPAVAEKDGSSYTARTPTKGEADDLLFAWAVESGVTSNSVIFARDGVTTAIGTGEQDRVGCVELAVNKARTKYADLLAFEKFKMSIFELKLKAMKDEQAAADLAEIEKKAAEAKGGLIGSVLVSDGFFPFRDGVDLCMAQGITAIAQPGGSIRDHEVIQAVNESTPQVAMVFTGQRSFKH